One genomic window of Evansella cellulosilytica DSM 2522 includes the following:
- a CDS encoding M16 family metallopeptidase, whose product MIKRFTSDNGLRIVFEPNNTVRSVAIGIWIGTGSRFETKQQNGVSHFLEHMFFKGTKSRTAQQIAESFDSIGGHVNAFTSKEYTCYYSKVLDTHAKHAVDVLADMYFNSIFDTNELNKEKGVVLEEIKMYEDTPDDIVHDLLSKASFGEHPLGYPILGTEETLSQFSAESLIEYMDQYYNADNVVISICGNVEEDFVQYVQEVFSKMKKGKSNKTLNKPTFNSDRIARKKDTEQAHICIGFEGFPLNNEQIYSLILLNNTLGGSMSSRLFQEVREKRGLAYSVFSYHSAFHDTGMVTVYAGTGQNQLDELFEVLMNTVNIVKTEGMTEKELQNGKEQLKGSLMLGLESTNSRMSRNGKNELLLGRHRSLDDIIHSIDQVTLDMIKETSDQIFSKDYSLTVISPKGDLPKAIQ is encoded by the coding sequence GTGATTAAACGATTTACAAGTGATAATGGTTTACGTATTGTCTTTGAACCAAATAATACAGTACGATCTGTTGCTATTGGTATATGGATCGGTACTGGTTCTCGATTTGAAACGAAGCAGCAAAATGGTGTTTCACACTTTTTGGAGCATATGTTCTTTAAAGGAACTAAATCAAGAACAGCGCAACAAATAGCTGAGTCGTTTGATTCTATAGGAGGTCACGTAAACGCATTTACTTCAAAAGAATATACTTGCTATTATTCTAAAGTGCTTGATACACATGCCAAGCATGCCGTAGATGTACTTGCAGATATGTATTTTAATTCGATATTTGATACAAATGAATTAAACAAGGAAAAGGGCGTCGTTTTAGAAGAGATCAAAATGTATGAAGATACACCAGATGATATCGTTCACGATTTATTAAGTAAAGCAAGCTTTGGTGAACATCCTCTCGGTTATCCGATTTTAGGTACAGAAGAAACTTTATCTCAGTTTTCAGCAGAATCTCTTATTGAATATATGGATCAATATTACAATGCAGACAATGTAGTAATATCTATTTGCGGTAATGTTGAAGAAGATTTTGTTCAATATGTTCAGGAAGTATTCTCAAAAATGAAAAAAGGAAAATCTAATAAGACTCTAAATAAGCCTACTTTTAATTCTGATCGCATCGCAAGAAAGAAAGACACAGAGCAAGCTCATATATGTATAGGGTTCGAAGGATTTCCATTAAACAATGAACAAATATATAGTTTAATTCTTTTAAATAATACGCTTGGCGGAAGTATGAGCAGTAGGCTCTTCCAAGAGGTTCGGGAGAAGAGGGGATTGGCTTATTCTGTATTTTCTTATCACTCTGCTTTTCATGATACAGGAATGGTTACCGTTTATGCAGGAACAGGACAAAACCAGCTTGATGAACTGTTTGAAGTATTAATGAATACTGTGAATATCGTGAAGACTGAGGGGATGACAGAAAAAGAGCTTCAAAACGGGAAAGAGCAATTAAAAGGAAGTCTCATGCTAGGACTTGAGAGTACAAACAGTAGAATGAGTCGTAATGGTAAAAATGAGTTGCTATTAGGTCGTCATCGTAGTCTTGATGATATCATTCACTCTATAGATCAAGTCACTCTTGACATGATCAAGGAAACAAGTGATCAAATTTTTTCGAAAGACTATTCCTTAACAGTAATTAGCCCTAAAGGGGATTTACCAAAAGCGATACAATAA
- a CDS encoding YlmC/YmxH family sporulation protein, whose protein sequence is MRLSEISNKEIIDYQKGERLGVLGQTDLIIDEKNGQIEAFVIPTLKWFGLGKREKEVTVYWKQIKKIGQDMIIIEV, encoded by the coding sequence ATGAGATTGAGCGAAATTAGTAACAAAGAAATAATCGATTATCAGAAAGGGGAAAGGCTTGGGGTATTAGGGCAAACTGATTTGATTATTGATGAAAAAAATGGTCAAATTGAGGCATTCGTTATTCCAACATTAAAATGGTTTGGACTAGGAAAACGGGAGAAAGAAGTAACGGTATATTGGAAGCAAATAAAAAAAATCGGTCAAGACATGATTATTATTGAAGTTTAA
- the dpaA gene encoding dipicolinic acid synthetase subunit A yields the protein MLTDMHVAVIGGDARQLEIIRKLSEHDAQLSLVGFDQLDDGFVGANKRTFDTIDPSTVDAIILPVSGMNDNGEIESIFSGEKTVLTEDWLKETKDNTVVYTGISNERLKIMVNESGRKLVELMERDDVAIYNSVPTAEGTVMMVIQNTEITIHNANVIVTGLGRVGMTVARTFQNLGANVELIANEPNLKARAFEMGMKCSTVNDLFSRAESADVVINTIPAPIISPKVLQRMPLHALVVDLASKPGGTDFRYAEKRGIKALLAPGLPGIVAPKTAGEIIASVLSNLLQEQWDVERGGK from the coding sequence TTGTTAACAGATATGCACGTTGCAGTTATTGGAGGAGATGCTAGACAATTAGAGATTATAAGAAAGCTCTCAGAACATGATGCTCAATTGTCACTAGTAGGATTTGATCAGTTAGACGATGGTTTTGTTGGTGCAAATAAGCGTACCTTTGATACCATCGATCCGAGTACTGTAGATGCGATTATCTTACCGGTGAGTGGAATGAATGACAATGGAGAGATAGAATCAATATTTTCAGGAGAGAAAACAGTATTAACAGAAGATTGGTTAAAGGAAACGAAAGATAACACAGTTGTGTATACTGGTATTTCTAACGAGCGACTAAAGATAATGGTGAATGAGAGCGGTCGCAAGTTAGTGGAATTAATGGAACGTGATGATGTAGCTATTTATAATTCGGTACCAACTGCTGAAGGTACAGTTATGATGGTTATTCAAAATACAGAAATTACAATCCACAATGCAAATGTAATCGTGACTGGTTTAGGAAGAGTAGGGATGACAGTTGCACGAACCTTCCAAAATTTAGGTGCTAACGTAGAATTGATTGCTAATGAACCGAATTTAAAGGCAAGGGCATTTGAAATGGGGATGAAATGTAGTACCGTAAATGATTTATTTTCACGCGCAGAAAGTGCTGACGTTGTTATTAATACAATTCCGGCACCAATTATCTCACCAAAAGTATTGCAAAGAATGCCCCTACATGCTTTAGTTGTCGATTTAGCCTCTAAACCAGGTGGAACAGACTTTCGCTACGCAGAGAAAAGGGGAATAAAAGCATTATTAGCACCTGGGTTACCAGGGATTGTTGCCCCAAAAACAGCTGGGGAGATTATTGCTAGTGTATTGAGTAATTTGTTACAAGAGCAATGGGATGTTGAAAGAGGAGGAAAATAG
- a CDS encoding polysaccharide deacetylase family protein, translating to MIKKLILQVATFLCILLISLGSVQNPITSGYINELSEQAQTVMKEEDPLYMELLRRQADYEVDPQDAVVDKVWKAIPGLNGLSVNIQDSYEEMKEFGDFQEDKLVFHQIPPQKMLKDLPPSPIYRGHPEKPMVTFMVNVAWGNEYIPEMLEIMKKHDVKATFFLDGSWVKNNPKLAKMIHEEGHEIGNHAYSHPNMKNLSTNRILEELQKTNNIIKETLDVEPKWFAPPSGSYRQEVVDIAHKMDMYTVLWTVDTIDWKKPEPTSMAQRVVDKTDEGTLILMHPTSSTAKGLEMMIEGMKQKNLSIGTLSDTLSETRIHLNRR from the coding sequence ATGATAAAGAAACTTATTTTACAAGTAGCTACATTTTTGTGCATTTTATTAATTTCGTTAGGAAGTGTTCAAAATCCAATAACGAGTGGTTACATAAATGAATTAAGCGAACAAGCACAAACAGTGATGAAAGAGGAAGACCCTTTATATATGGAACTTCTGAGAAGGCAAGCAGATTATGAAGTAGATCCACAAGATGCTGTTGTAGATAAAGTGTGGAAAGCAATACCTGGTTTGAATGGGTTGTCAGTAAATATCCAAGATTCTTATGAAGAAATGAAAGAATTTGGAGATTTCCAAGAAGACAAATTAGTTTTTCACCAAATCCCGCCACAGAAGATGCTAAAGGATCTCCCACCGTCACCTATTTATCGTGGACACCCCGAAAAACCTATGGTAACATTCATGGTCAATGTCGCATGGGGGAATGAGTATATACCAGAAATGCTTGAAATCATGAAAAAGCATGATGTGAAAGCTACGTTTTTTTTAGATGGTTCTTGGGTGAAAAATAACCCTAAGCTAGCAAAGATGATACATGAAGAAGGGCATGAGATAGGTAATCACGCTTATTCACACCCAAATATGAAAAATTTGTCTACTAACCGGATATTGGAAGAGCTACAAAAAACAAATAATATTATAAAAGAAACGTTAGATGTAGAACCGAAATGGTTTGCACCACCTAGTGGTAGTTACAGGCAAGAGGTAGTAGATATCGCACATAAAATGGATATGTATACAGTACTATGGACTGTCGATACTATTGATTGGAAAAAACCTGAACCAACAAGTATGGCACAAAGAGTAGTCGATAAAACAGATGAAGGTACGTTAATATTAATGCATCCGACTTCATCGACTGCAAAAGGATTGGAAATGATGATAGAGGGAATGAAGCAAAAAAATTTAAGTATTGGCACCTTAAGTGATACACTAAGTGAAACTAGGATACACTTAAACAGAAGATAG